One window of Caldisericia bacterium genomic DNA carries:
- a CDS encoding clostripain-related cysteine peptidase, whose product MKNKFFLLFLILLLFITPIKKSSVINLFLIYIAGDNDLYQNALDDISELKRGIKKNIKVIALFDGLYDTKLVEIFENKENIIKTYKNLNSGDPEVLYSLINFGLSKYNPDNLILVLWGHGDGRNFKGGTFKGVCFDENSNDYLTIQEIKEVLEKIYKNYNRKTDILMFDACFMQSIEVSYELKDFVDYIIGSQAYIPLDGFPYDDIFSNLSNLNVVDLRPQIIAHEIVSSYFNSYNSGSQGKEEIQISVIYTKESENILKFLKERIYELKNKDSLLEVRKKHLIPLNNKYVDFFEFFRNYYPNILNYQNELILVNKNSFKDPLSGVSFYFPEYYLPINLSFFRESGFENVLWFLFSY is encoded by the coding sequence ATGAAAAATAAATTCTTTCTTCTTTTTCTTATCTTATTATTATTTATAACTCCAATCAAAAAAAGTAGTGTTATAAACCTCTTTTTAATATATATAGCAGGAGATAATGATCTTTATCAAAATGCATTAGATGATATAAGTGAGTTAAAAAGAGGAATAAAGAAAAATATAAAGGTTATAGCTCTATTTGATGGACTTTATGATACAAAACTTGTAGAAATTTTTGAAAACAAAGAAAATATAATTAAAACATATAAAAATTTAAATAGTGGTGACCCAGAAGTTCTTTATTCTCTAATTAATTTTGGACTTTCAAAATATAATCCAGATAATTTAATTCTTGTCCTTTGGGGACACGGAGACGGAAGAAATTTTAAAGGTGGTACTTTTAAAGGTGTCTGTTTTGATGAAAATTCAAATGATTATTTAACAATTCAAGAAATAAAAGAGGTATTAGAAAAAATTTATAAAAATTATAACAGAAAAACTGATATTTTAATGTTTGATGCTTGTTTTATGCAATCTATCGAAGTTTCATATGAGTTAAAAGATTTTGTTGATTATATAATTGGCTCTCAAGCCTATATCCCACTTGATGGGTTTCCTTATGATGATATCTTTTCAAACCTCTCAAATTTAAATGTGGTTGATTTAAGGCCTCAAATTATTGCACACGAAATTGTGTCATCATATTTTAATTCATACAATTCAGGTTCTCAAGGAAAAGAAGAGATACAAATTTCAGTTATTTATACAAAAGAAAGTGAGAACATACTTAAGTTTTTAAAAGAAAGAATTTATGAACTTAAAAATAAAGATTCTCTTCTTGAAGTAAGGAAAAAGCATTTAATACCTCTCAACAATAAATATGTAGATTTTTTTGAATTTTTTAGAAATTACTACCCTAATATACTAAATTATCAAAATGAGTTAATTTTGGTTAATAAAAATAGTTTCAAGGATCCTCTTTCAGGAGTATCTTTTTATTTTCCTGAATATTATCTTCCAATAAACCTATCCTTCTTTAGAGAGAGTGGTTTTGAAAATGTTCTTTGGTTTCTTTTTTCCTACTGA
- a CDS encoding HAMP domain-containing sensor histidine kinase: MKIRWKIIILSIIIVLIVLIFIIFFLNYQIPQHFDEALRKHGPPLPNQRGQMRVDFLNRIRTSLIFSGLIAIGISIILSFIFSKYIEKPIIDLKEGVKRVANSDFNFSIRRESDDEIGELVDDFNYMVKKLKNLEEIRKDLVSKIIHEISTPLTGISGIIEAIEDKVIPEEEVPKEIKTIKEEIERLTKMIEDLRNYSYIESINFKLNFENINLKEEIEYVIEILKNKYKNKNIKLITELYPIMIKGDKKRIKEIFINILDNAFKFSKENGTIYIKSYNDKNYAYVLIKDEGIGIDREDLNKIFTKFYRGKNAEINKIKGVGLGLLITKELVEAHKGKIEIKSEKDKGTEVIVSFLMTQ, encoded by the coding sequence ATGAAAATTAGATGGAAAATAATTATTTTATCAATCATAATAGTTCTAATTGTTTTAATATTTATTATTTTTTTCTTGAATTATCAAATACCTCAACACTTTGATGAGGCATTGAGAAAACATGGACCACCACTTCCCAATCAAAGAGGTCAAATGAGAGTGGATTTTTTAAATAGAATTAGAACTTCATTAATTTTTAGTGGATTAATAGCGATAGGTATTTCAATTATACTATCTTTTATTTTTTCAAAATATATTGAAAAACCAATTATTGACTTAAAAGAAGGTGTAAAGAGAGTTGCTAATAGTGATTTTAATTTTTCAATTAGAAGAGAAAGCGATGATGAAATTGGAGAACTTGTTGATGATTTTAACTATATGGTAAAAAAATTGAAAAATCTTGAGGAGATAAGAAAAGACCTTGTTTCTAAAATTATTCATGAAATTTCAACTCCATTGACTGGTATAAGTGGAATTATTGAAGCAATCGAAGATAAAGTTATTCCTGAAGAAGAGGTTCCAAAAGAAATTAAAACAATAAAAGAAGAAATAGAGAGGTTAACTAAAATGATTGAAGATTTAAGAAATTATTCTTATATTGAATCAATAAATTTTAAGTTAAATTTTGAAAATATAAATTTAAAAGAAGAAATAGAATATGTAATAGAAATATTAAAAAATAAATATAAAAACAAAAATATTAAATTAATAACTGAACTATATCCAATAATGATTAAAGGTGATAAGAAAAGAATTAAAGAAATTTTTATAAATATTTTGGATAACGCCTTTAAATTTTCTAAAGAGAATGGAACTATTTATATAAAAAGTTATAATGATAAAAATTATGCATATGTGTTAATAAAAGATGAAGGAATAGGAATAGATAGAGAAGATCTAAATAAAATTTTTACAAAGTTTTATAGAGGTAAAAATGCAGAAATTAATAAAATAAAAGGGGTAGGATTAGGACTTCTTATAACAAAGGAACTTGTTGAGGCTCATAAAGGTAAAATTGAAATAAAGAGTGAAAAAGATAAAGGAACAGAAGTTATAGTTTCATTTTTAATGACTCAGTAG
- a CDS encoding response regulator transcription factor: MKILIIEDDYEISKLAKLYLEKEGYEIISTYNANDGIKKFYEENPNLIILDLMLPDFPGINVLEELKKEKDIPVIIITAKGEEDDRIIGFKKGADDYITKPFSFKELVLRVKAVLKRYGDSEFFKFKDLEIYSTKFKIYKNKEEIKLSSLEFKIFMALYKNKGRVMSRDDILDSIYGFYGEPVIDRSIDVHITNLRKKLNDNPKNPKYIETVRGVGYRLVEDEN; this comes from the coding sequence ATGAAGATTCTTATTATTGAAGATGATTATGAAATTTCAAAATTAGCAAAATTGTACCTCGAAAAGGAGGGATATGAAATTATATCTACTTATAATGCAAATGATGGAATTAAAAAATTTTATGAAGAAAATCCAAATCTTATTATTTTAGATCTTATGCTTCCAGATTTTCCAGGCATTAATGTACTTGAAGAGTTAAAAAAAGAGAAAGATATACCTGTTATAATAATCACAGCAAAAGGAGAGGAAGATGATAGAATAATTGGATTCAAAAAGGGTGCAGATGATTATATAACAAAACCTTTTAGTTTTAAAGAACTTGTTTTAAGAGTAAAAGCAGTATTAAAAAGATATGGTGATTCTGAATTTTTTAAATTTAAAGATTTAGAAATTTATTCAACAAAGTTTAAAATTTATAAAAATAAGGAAGAAATAAAACTCTCGTCATTAGAATTTAAAATTTTTATGGCACTCTATAAAAATAAAGGGAGAGTAATGTCAAGAGATGATATTTTAGATTCAATTTATGGATTTTATGGTGAACCAGTTATTGATAGAAGCATAGATGTACATATTACAAATTTAAGGAAAAAGTTAAATGATAATCCTAAAAATCCAAAATATATTGAAACTGTAAGAGGAGTAGGATATAGGTTGGTAGAAGATGAAAATTAG